In the genome of Metabacillus litoralis, the window GAATGAATAGTACTCAATAATAAGTAAAAGGATTTTTTAAATCTATATGCAAGTCCTCTTTACCATCATATGATGCAAGTCCACTAAAATATTTATAGTCTATTTTTTTATTCTATGAATATTCTTTAATAAGACGAGCTCACAACAAGCTCGGGACTTGTCTAGAGGGAAAGGGGGATGCTTTGTGGAAACAAAACAATGGGGTAAAGCAATCCTTTATGGTCTTATCACCATCTTTGTTATGGCGTTAGCCACAAGCCTAGTATTTTCTTTATTATTAAAGTTTACCGATTTAACAGAATCATCAATTACATGGGTGCTTTTAGGTTTGTCGATTTTAGCCTTATTTATTGGTGGCTTTGTTGCCGGAGGAAATGGCAAGGAAAAAGGCTGGCTAATCGGAGGGATTACCGCCCTGCTTTTCTCACTCATTATTTTATTGTTTAAATTTCTGGGCTATGGGGAAATTTTTACAATGGAAGAACTTATGTATCATGGGGGATTTTTATTAGTAGCGAT includes:
- a CDS encoding TIGR04086 family membrane protein; this translates as METKQWGKAILYGLITIFVMALATSLVFSLLLKFTDLTESSITWVLLGLSILALFIGGFVAGGNGKEKGWLIGGITALLFSLIILLFKFLGYGEIFTMEELMYHGGFLLVAMLGGIFGVNVSSSRAAK